The Spirosoma radiotolerans genome has a window encoding:
- a CDS encoding outer membrane protein assembly factor BamB family protein, with protein MTRLFFALFVFAILAVSWSRVSQNTTDTKPNDYTNWGEYLGGPDRSHYSALTQITPENVKNLTVAWTYAAPDSGQIQANPIIIDGVLYGVTPTVQAFALNAATGKEIWKFGTPDKQSLSTSRGVTYWQSAKQAGKDEPEARILYTVGSFLYALDAKTGKPIPSFGQNGHIDLHEGLGEQAKDKFVISNTPGTIFEDLIIMPVRLSEGADAAPGHVRAFNVRTGKLVWTFHTIPQPGEYGYDTWPKETYKNTDVGGANNWSGMAVDRPRGILYVPTGSAAFDFYGGNRKGQNLFANCLLALDARTGKRLWHFQAVHHDIWDRDFPAPPNLLTVTSNGPDGRPRRVDAVAQVTKSGFVLVFDRVTGKPLFPIKETPMPKSDVPGEETWPTQPIPTRPAPFARQNFGEADLNPYSTERDSLLAQFRRSRRGTFQPLSRQGSFIYPGLDGGAEWGGAATDPDGIMYVNANEAAWLIALNLAPKQDELAHLTLGNRLYTTTCSSCHGAERKGNATSGYPSLVNIGQRRDRAYVTQIIGHGKGMMPGFTQLSAAEKQALVGFLFDDEKIEAVGKVTKGSKTPYVPYKISGYTKFLDSKGLSGIAPPWGTLNAIDLNTGEYRWKIPLGEEPELAAKGIHNTGVENYGGPVITASGLLFIGATKDGKFRAFDKQTGKLLWETTLPAAGFATPATYQAGNKQYVVIACGGGKLGQKKGNKYVAFALP; from the coding sequence ATGACGCGCTTATTTTTTGCCCTTTTTGTTTTCGCCATACTGGCCGTTAGCTGGTCGAGGGTTAGCCAAAATACCACCGATACAAAACCCAACGATTATACCAACTGGGGCGAATACCTGGGCGGCCCAGACCGAAGCCACTACTCTGCCCTGACGCAGATTACCCCCGAAAACGTCAAGAATCTGACTGTAGCCTGGACGTATGCGGCCCCTGACAGCGGGCAGATTCAGGCCAATCCAATTATCATTGATGGTGTTCTGTACGGGGTAACGCCCACCGTACAAGCCTTTGCCCTGAATGCGGCTACGGGCAAAGAAATCTGGAAATTCGGAACACCAGACAAGCAATCGCTCAGCACCAGCCGGGGAGTTACCTACTGGCAGTCAGCCAAACAAGCGGGTAAGGACGAACCAGAAGCCCGAATTCTGTACACCGTTGGCTCTTTCCTCTACGCACTGGATGCCAAAACCGGAAAACCCATACCGAGCTTTGGACAGAACGGCCACATCGATCTGCACGAGGGGCTGGGCGAGCAGGCGAAGGATAAATTCGTTATTTCCAATACGCCCGGCACCATCTTCGAAGATCTTATTATTATGCCCGTCCGCCTGTCAGAAGGAGCCGATGCGGCACCGGGGCATGTACGGGCCTTTAATGTCCGTACGGGCAAGCTGGTCTGGACGTTCCATACCATTCCGCAACCCGGTGAATATGGGTACGATACCTGGCCGAAGGAAACCTACAAGAATACGGACGTTGGTGGCGCTAATAACTGGTCGGGTATGGCCGTTGACCGGCCAAGGGGTATTCTTTACGTACCGACTGGCTCGGCGGCTTTTGACTTCTACGGTGGCAATCGTAAAGGGCAAAACCTGTTTGCCAACTGTTTACTCGCGCTGGATGCCCGCACCGGCAAACGGCTCTGGCACTTTCAGGCCGTCCACCACGACATTTGGGACCGTGATTTCCCGGCACCGCCCAATCTCCTGACCGTTACCAGCAACGGCCCCGACGGACGGCCCAGGCGGGTCGATGCAGTCGCCCAGGTCACTAAATCGGGCTTTGTTCTGGTATTTGATCGGGTTACGGGCAAGCCGCTCTTTCCCATCAAGGAAACGCCCATGCCCAAATCTGATGTACCAGGTGAGGAAACCTGGCCAACTCAACCCATACCAACCCGGCCGGCTCCGTTTGCCCGTCAGAATTTTGGCGAAGCGGACCTAAACCCCTACTCGACCGAACGCGACTCACTCCTGGCCCAGTTTCGACGCAGTCGCCGGGGAACTTTTCAACCACTCAGCCGGCAGGGTTCCTTTATTTACCCCGGTCTCGATGGTGGGGCCGAATGGGGTGGTGCCGCCACCGATCCCGACGGCATTATGTATGTCAACGCCAACGAAGCCGCCTGGCTGATCGCGCTGAACCTGGCCCCTAAACAGGATGAACTGGCTCATCTTACGCTGGGCAATCGGCTGTATACCACGACCTGCTCCAGTTGCCACGGCGCAGAACGCAAGGGCAATGCCACGAGCGGCTACCCATCGTTAGTTAACATCGGGCAACGGCGGGATCGGGCGTATGTAACGCAGATTATCGGGCATGGTAAAGGCATGATGCCTGGTTTTACGCAATTATCAGCTGCGGAAAAGCAGGCCCTGGTTGGCTTTCTCTTCGATGATGAAAAGATTGAAGCGGTGGGTAAGGTGACCAAGGGCAGCAAGACGCCTTATGTTCCTTACAAAATTTCGGGCTACACGAAGTTTCTGGATAGTAAAGGATTATCTGGTATTGCGCCCCCCTGGGGCACGCTCAACGCCATCGACCTGAATACCGGCGAATATCGCTGGAAAATTCCGTTGGGCGAAGAGCCCGAACTGGCGGCAAAAGGCATCCATAACACAGGCGTTGAAAACTACGGTGGCCCGGTTATAACAGCTAGTGGTTTGCTGTTTATTGGGGCCACCAAAGACGGGAAGTTCCGGGCGTTTGATAAACAAACCGGCAAGCTGCTTTGGGAGACGACTTTGCCAGCCGCCGGGTTTGCCACGCCAGCCACGTATCAGGCGGGCAATAAACAGTATGTTGTCATTGCCTGTGGCGGAGGCAAGTTGGGCCAAAAGAAAGGAAATAAATACGTGGCTTTTGCGCTACCATAA